A single region of the Solwaraspora sp. WMMD791 genome encodes:
- a CDS encoding sulfotransferase encodes MRLLYIGGMGRSGSTLVERILNELPGVCGLGEVAQVWDNGVRDNRRCACGAAFHDCPLWRRIGEYAFGGWHNVDLDRVRRLRDTVGRTRHIGRLAGPRLSARRRSRVATYVGYHARIYTAAATITGAQVVVDSSKDTALAYGLRWAGPADLRILHLVRDPRGVAYSWMKQVHDPEAGALVPVPKFPSARCALSWSGHNAAYDLLARLGRRTDAPEVDQQVRRMRYEDVLADPPGALTALADFAGLPLAGADLSFLGSDHARLGTPHSISGNRMRFDTGRLRLRVDDAWRASLPAGRRRLIGTLTAPLLRAYGYHRPTPPVEAVPPRPPAPSGAEPARHAAGQKV; translated from the coding sequence ATGCGACTGCTCTACATCGGCGGGATGGGCCGCAGCGGCAGCACCCTGGTCGAACGGATTCTCAACGAACTACCGGGCGTCTGCGGCCTCGGCGAGGTGGCGCAGGTCTGGGACAACGGCGTCCGCGACAACCGGCGCTGCGCCTGCGGTGCCGCGTTCCACGACTGCCCGCTGTGGCGGCGCATCGGCGAGTACGCCTTCGGCGGCTGGCACAACGTCGACCTCGACCGGGTACGCCGGCTCCGCGACACGGTCGGCCGTACCCGGCACATCGGACGGCTCGCCGGGCCCCGGCTGTCCGCCCGCCGCCGGTCGCGGGTCGCCACCTACGTCGGGTACCACGCGCGCATCTACACGGCGGCGGCGACCATCACCGGCGCACAGGTCGTCGTCGACTCGTCCAAGGACACCGCGCTGGCGTACGGCCTGCGCTGGGCCGGACCGGCCGACCTGCGGATCCTGCACCTGGTACGGGACCCGCGCGGGGTCGCGTACTCCTGGATGAAACAGGTCCACGACCCCGAAGCCGGCGCCCTGGTGCCGGTGCCGAAGTTCCCGTCGGCCCGGTGCGCGCTGAGCTGGAGTGGGCACAACGCCGCCTACGACCTGCTGGCCCGCCTCGGCCGCCGCACCGACGCCCCCGAAGTCGACCAGCAGGTGCGCCGGATGCGCTACGAGGACGTCCTGGCCGATCCGCCGGGTGCCCTGACAGCCCTGGCAGACTTCGCCGGCCTGCCCCTCGCCGGGGCCGACCTGTCCTTCCTGGGCAGCGACCACGCGCGACTCGGCACCCCGCACAGCATCTCCGGCAACCGGATGCGGTTCGACACCGGCCGGCTGCGGCTACGCGTCGACGACGCCTGGCGCGCTTCGTTGCCGGCGGGGCGCCGACGGCTGATCGGCACCCTGACCGCGCCGTTGCTGCGCGCGTACGGCTACCACCGGCCGACGCCGCCGGTCGAGGCCGTACCGCCGCGCCCACCGGCCCCGTCCGGAGCGGAACCTGCCCGGCACGCCGCTGGCCAAAAGGTGTGA
- a CDS encoding FkbM family methyltransferase yields the protein MSVSLRRRILDAVDDRVDPRIIAGLGGIALSLRSRSRCVVRYEDQDWIHRYPSGVVVNTTLGGVCAAEEDRIARDTFLYAHHPRPGGTVVDIGAGVGSEVRIFSRAVGDTGRVLSIEAHPRTFRCLRRTVELNRLSNVTLLECAVVGEAGPVRLDEDTLGHIRNGITRAGPHDSDAGAGDAGASGVEVVGRRLDEILRSCGVDRVDLLKMNIEGAELEVLRSAVDVLDVVDNLVVSCHDFKAEGPADAWMRTFAPVKALLRDAGYTITTRPGDPRPWIPYYVYATRGR from the coding sequence ATGTCGGTGAGTCTGCGCCGACGGATCCTCGACGCGGTCGACGACCGGGTGGATCCGCGGATCATCGCCGGGCTGGGCGGGATCGCCCTGTCGCTGCGGTCCCGGTCGCGGTGCGTCGTGCGCTACGAGGACCAGGACTGGATCCACCGGTACCCGAGCGGGGTCGTGGTCAACACCACGCTGGGTGGGGTGTGCGCCGCCGAGGAGGACCGGATCGCCCGGGACACCTTCCTCTACGCCCACCACCCGCGCCCCGGCGGCACGGTCGTCGACATCGGCGCCGGGGTCGGCTCCGAGGTCCGGATCTTCTCCCGGGCCGTCGGCGACACCGGCCGGGTGCTCAGCATCGAGGCGCATCCGCGCACCTTCCGCTGTCTGCGCCGTACCGTCGAACTGAACCGGTTGTCGAACGTGACCCTGCTGGAATGCGCCGTCGTCGGCGAGGCCGGCCCGGTCCGCCTCGACGAGGACACCCTCGGCCACATCCGCAACGGGATCACCCGCGCCGGCCCGCACGACAGCGACGCGGGTGCCGGCGACGCGGGTGCCAGCGGTGTCGAGGTCGTCGGCCGACGGCTGGACGAGATCCTGCGCAGCTGCGGCGTCGACCGGGTCGACCTGCTCAAGATGAACATCGAGGGCGCCGAACTGGAGGTGCTGCGGTCCGCCGTCGACGTGCTCGACGTCGTCGACAACCTGGTGGTGTCCTGCCACGACTTCAAGGCCGAGGGCCCCGCCGACGCCTGGATGCGCACCTTCGCGCCGGTCAAGGCCCTGCTGCGCGACGCCGGCTACACGATCACCACCCGGCCCGGCGATCCCCGACCGTGGATCCCCTACTACGTGTACGCGACCCGGGGCAGGTGA